The Paenibacillus sp. FSL R7-0345 DNA segment CTGATGCTGGTTGCTGCAGGCTGCGGAAACAACAATGCGGTTAACACGGACTCTGGGAATAGCAATGCAGGTACGGACGAAGGTAAATCCTACAAAATTGCCATCTCACAATATGTGGAGCACCCGTCCCTCGACGCTACACGCGACGGCTTCCTTGCTGCACTGAAGGATGCGGGGATTGTTGAAGGAGAGAATCTGACAGTTGACCTGCAGAACGCCCAGGCGGATCAGGCAAACAACCTGTCGATTGCCCAGAAGATTGCCGGCGACAAAAATGATCTCGTACTAGGTATTGCAACGCCTTCTGCCCAAGCTCTTGTGCAGAATGTGAAGGATACACCGATCCTGTTCGCAGCGGTCACAGATCCGCTGGATGCCAAGATTGTCAGCGATCTCGAGAAGCCGGGCGGTAACGTCTCTGGTGCTTCGGATACAAACCCTGAGGCGATTACCCGGCTGATGAACTTTATTGCTACCCAATTCCCTAATGTGAAAAAGCTCGGGCTTGTCATTAATGAAGGTGAACCGAATGCTGTAGTGATGGCGGGAATTGCCAAGGAAGAGCTGGACAAGCACGGGATCGAGCTTGTGAAGGCAGCGATTACCAACACTTCCGAAGTGAAGCAGGCTGCAGAATCTCTGGTTGGCCGGGTAGATGCATTCTACATCACACTGGATAACTCAGTTGTCAGCGGTGTGGATGCAATTATCCAGACGGCAAATGACAATAAGCTGCCATTCTTCTCCGCGGACCGCGATACCGTTGAGAAGGGTGCTTTTGCAACTGTAGGCTTTAAGTACTATGATCATGGTTATCAGGTTGGAGAAATGGCTGCAGATGTACTGAAGAACGGCACGAGCCCTGGCGATATGAAAGTTGCAATGCAGGAGAAGCTGGACTTGATTCTTAACCTCAAAGCAGCAGCTGCCCAAGGCATTGAAGTAACGGATGCCATGAAGGCTGAAGTGGCTGACCAGGCGAACAATATCATTCAATAATAGCCAGACATTATTATGGGGCGATCCCGGACGGGACGCCCCTTGCCGCTTGAAGGAGGAAGTCACCTATGTATAATTCAATGCTCGGCGCCCTGGAAATGGGCCTCTTGTATGCGTTTATGGCTTTAGGGGTATATATTACCTTCCGGATTCTTGATTTTCCGGATTTGACTGTGGATGGAAGCTTTACAACCGGCGGGGCCATTGCCGCTGTTATGATTACAAACGGGGCTGCGCCTTGGCTGGCTACACTATGCGCACTTGCCGGCGGTATGGTAGCCGGGATGTGTACAGGGCTGCTGCACACTAAAGGCAAAATTAACGGGCTGCTGTCAGGAATTCTCATGATGATTGCGCTTTATTCAATCAATCTGCGGATTCTGGGCAAACCGAATGTCTCGCTGATGGGTGAGACTACCTTATTCAGCTCGATTAATCCGCTGCTTGTTATGCCATTTGTAGTGATACTGGTCAAGATTCTAATGGACCTGTTCCTGCGGACAGACCTTGGACTTGCATTGCGGGCAACCGGTGACAACTCACGGATGATCCGCAGCTTCGGGGTCAACACGGATACTACGACAATTCTCGGCATCAGTCTGTCAAACGGCATGGTTGCACTTTCGGGTGCGCTGATTGCCCAGTATTCTACTTTTGCCGATTCTTCTATGGGTATTGGTATGATTGTTATCGGTTTGGCTTCCGTTATTATCGGGGAAGCTATTTTTGGAGCAGGTTCTGTCTTCCGGGCTACTCTGGCTGCGGTACTCGGCTCCATTGTATACCGGATTGTCGTCGCGCTTGCGCTGCGGGTGCCTTGGCTGGAAGCCTCTGACCTGAAGCTGATTACGGCTATCATCGTTATTATTGCCCTGCTGTTCCCTTCCATTCAGCGTTATTTGAAGACGAAGAGCAGCGCACGCAAACGTACAGCCGAGCTAGCAGAGCAGGCTCTGCGCAGGAAGAAAGGGGGAACAGCTAATGCTGAAGCTTGATAATGTCTCCAAGCTGTTCAATCCCGGCACACCGGATGAAAAAATTGCCCTGCTTGGCATTGACCTTGAACTGAAGGCTGGTGATTTCGTTACGATCATCGGCAGCAACGGCGCCGGCAAATCTACGCTGATGAATATTATTTCCGGGGTAATGAAGCCGGATCTGGGCGAAGCGCATATTGAGGGGAGTTCAATCAGCCATCTGCCCGAGTACCAGCGGGCCCGCTGGATCGGCCGGGTCTTCCAGGATCCGATGGCCGGTACAGCCCCGCACATGACGATTGAAGAGAACCTGGCGATGGCCTACAAACGCGGCCAGAGCCGCGGCCTGTCCTTTGGGGTGAATGCGGCAAGACGGACTATCTTCCGTGAACAATTGAGCCGTCTGGGCATCGGTCTTGAGAACCGCCTGCGGGCCAAGGTAGGCCTGCTGTCCGGCGGAGAACGGCAGGCACTCAGCCTGCTGATGGCCACTTTTACGCAGCCGCAGATTCTGCTGCTGGATGAGCATACGGCAGCGCTTGACCCTGCCCGTGCTGATCTGATTACGAAGCTGACAGAAACAATTGTACGTGAGATGAAGCTGACGACACTGATGGTTACCCATAATATGGAGCAGGCGATCCGTCTCGGTAACCGGCTCATTATGATGGATAAGGGCTCCATTATCCTGGACATCGATGAAACGCGTAAAAAGGACCTTACTGTTGAACGCCTGCTGGGCGAATTCGAAGCCATCAGCGGCCATAAGCTGGCGGATGACCGGATGATGCTGGGCTAAGGAACTACTTCCGGTAATCGGGCTAAAGACAGGAGCACAGCTAAGCAATAAACTGTGTTCCTGTCTTTTTTGTTGTGGCTGTATTGACAGTAGCGGAAATTGAAATACACTTGGAAGGTGCCTAATGGGTAAGACTTAAAAGGAGGCGTTACAATGGCAACTTTAACTAACCGGACAGAACTAAGAGGAATAATGCCTGATCGTCCATAAACTGCATAGTTCCCTCTAAAATGAGGTTATCCTTAATGCAGCACCTTATCTACAAAATGACAGATTACAGTGACGCTCAGCTTGAGCTGGTCCGCAGCCTGGAACAAATATGTAAAACAGCGGACAGCTCCAGTCTGCGGGTAGGCATTGAAAGCCTGAAGGAAGCTGGTGGTGATGAAGCCTATCTTTACCTGAGCGGCGGCCGGTTAACCGGATTTCTCAGCTGGTATACTTCAGACGGTATAGAAGCCAATCTTAATGCTATGGTTCATCCGGACTTCCGGAAACAGGGGATTTTCCGCAGCCTCTTGCAGGAAGCCGTGAAGGATATGCGCAAGCAGAGGCTGTCCACCTGCCGTATTCGGGTTCCCGCCGACTCTGAGCCGGGAATTCAGGCTGTGCGTATGTTAGGCGCAGATTTTGCCGCTGCCCAGTACACCATGATGTTAAACAACGGGAAGGCAGCTGCATTACACCAGTGCATCCATCAAACCCGGGATGTGGTCATCCGCCGGGCAGAGGCACTGGATTCAGAATTCATGGTAGCTTGCCTGTCGCAGGCCTTTGGTGATTCTGCGGAATGGACGCGCAGCTATCTGAAGCGTACCGCAACTCCGGACCGGGTGACCTATATTGCTGAGACAGGCGTTGGACCAGCGGGGATGCTCCGGATTCACTATCCGGGTCATTCGCTGGCCGTTATCCATGATTTTTGTGTTGTGCCTGATCAGCAGGGCAGGGGGATTGGCAGAAAGATTTTAGCCGCGGCCGTCGATCTCCTTTCACCGCAAGAAGGATTGAAGATTCGTCTAAGCGTAGTGACCGGAAACATCCAGGCTTTAAAGCTATATCAGAACACCGGCTTTGAAATAACGGCTGAGTCGCATTACTATGTAAGCCCCTTAAGCCGGTTAAGCTAGATAACAAAAATGGACCGCTGCAGATTATATTCTGCGCGGTCCATTTTGTGCTGCGTATAATCTCCATTTTCACACTCAGACCGCTGCCAGCGCCTCTTTAAGCTGGGCAAGGTGGCGCTCTTCATGAATGCCGACAAAATCAACCCACTGCGCCACATCCATAATTCCGAATACAGGATGCGGATACACCTTCCGGCTCCATACATCCCTGTCACTCTGGGCCAGCACCGCTTCCAGCGCTGCACGGGACTGGTCCAGCCGCGCCCGGACATCGCCAAGCGGAATGAATTCCTCAGTAGGTACCAGATGGGCCGGGGCATCAATAAACCGGGAGCGGTCAAGCGTCAGCTGATAAGGCTTCGGCTCAGTGGTTGTGTCGCTGTCAGCCGAGAGTGCCTGCATAATACCCGCGGTAATAGCTTTTTCCATTAGATAAAGATGCTCCATGACCTGCACAGCTGACCATTTGCCCTCAGCAGGCTTCTGATTCAGCGTTTCTGATGACAGGCCGGATACAGCCTCATAAATCTGCTCACGGATGTCTTCGTTATGTGTCTTCATATCACCAGTCTCCTCTGCATGCGTTTAAGTGTGAATGTCATTACAGATTGTTGCTGCTATTTCTAATGTTATCCACGTTAATGTCGGAAGTCAAAATCTCAAGAGCGCGGTTCATTTTATTGAATGCGAGGTAAAGGTTAGGGAAAGAACAACAACAGGAGGGAACATAACGATGGCAGAACTTAAATTAGCAGGCAAAGTAGCAGTTGTAACCGGCGGCGGTTCCGGTATAGGCAAGGCGTCTGTTCTGGAATTCGCCAGAAACGGAGCCAAGGTGATCCTGCTGGACCGTACCCTTGATAATGCTGAAAAAGTGAAGCGTCAGGTAGAGCAGGCGGGCGGTGAGGCGCATGTCATCGAGTGTGATATTGAACAGCCTCAGCAGGTGAAGGAAGCCATCAATCAGGCTGCGGCCAAGTGGGGCCGGCTGGATATTGTATTTGCAAATGCCGGAATTAACGGAGCAATGGCCCCGATTGAAACGATGGAGATAGAGGACTGGGATCAGACCATTCACATCAACTTGCGGGGGACATTTGCAACGGTCAAATACGCGATACCGCATCTCAAGGAGAAGGGCGGCAGCATTCTGATTAACAGCTCGATTAACGGTAACCGTGTCTTTTCCAATATCGGGTTCTCAGCTTACAGCACCACCAAGGCGGGGCAGGTCGCTTTTATGAAAATGGCGGCGCTTGAGCTGGCCCAGTACAATATCAGGGTCAACGCCATCTGTCCTGGTGCGATCACTACCAATATCGATGACAATACCTACCCTTCTGAGGATCTCCAGGAAGTGCAGATCCAGGTCGAGTTCCCGGATGGCGATCAGCCGCTTGAGGAAGCGCCGGGACGTCCGGATCAGGTAGCCAAGCTGGCCCTGTTCCTTGCTTCCAATGATTCCGATCATATTACAGGTACAGAAATTTATTGTGACGGTGCAGAATCCCTGCTGCATGGGTAGTCCATTCTAAACGGGAATAGCCCTGCATAAGCATTTAAAGAATAGTTCCTCCTTCCGAAGAAACGGATTCCATCAGCGGCACAGCTGCAGCAGCCTCTCACGGGTTAATGCAGTATGCGGCAGAGCGGCATGCGTTTCTTCTTTATTTTAATTTCCTCTTTATTTTAAATTGTATCAAGCCTGGCCGCCGTTTTGAGGTATACTGATTCTATCTGTTTTTTAGAGGAGGAGCCATGAGTATTGATCTTCATACTGAATCGATTGTAAAACTGCTGGTAGCCATGCTGTTCGGGCTGTTCATCGGCATCGACCGGCAATTAAAGCAGAAACCGCTGGGGATCCGGACCAGCATGGTTATCAGCATCGCAAGCTGTCTGGTGACGCTTGTCTCCATTCATGCCTACGACAAGTTTGGCGGGGCAGAACATCCTACGATGGACCCGATGCGTCTGGCGGCACAGATTGTCAGCGGGATCGGTTTCCTGGGGGCCGGTGTTATTTTGCGCAGGGGCGGAGATGCCATTTCGGGTCTGACCTCAGCGGCGCTGATCTGGACTGCCTCAGGGATCGGAATTGCGGTAGGCGCAGGCTTTTATCTGGAAGCGGGGTATGCGGTAGTGCTGCTTATGTTCGCTGTTAACGCAGTTCCGCTGCTGATCAAGGCGATTGGCCCTGAGGTGCTTAACAAGCATGAAATCTCCGTCAAAATCATCATGGAGCCCAACTACGTGCTGACAGAGGTTATCCAGAAGATTGAGGGGCGGCCAATGACAGAACAGCGTAAAACACGTAAACCGGGCCGGTCCATCCGCCGGATGAAAATCAAGGATCTGGATGACGGCAGACAGCTGATTGATATGGTTTTGTCCGCGCCTGACCATGATTATGCGACAGAAATCTACTATGATGTGAAAAAAATAGAACATGTCATGAGCGTCGAAGTGGAACAATTGTAAAAATGCCATGTTACCGCTTCCGCAGATGTGTTAATCTATTTAAGAGAGTCATTTTGAGAATATGGAAGGGAGAAGAAATTTACGATGTCGATTACTGCATATGAAGGACAATTTGAAGGTGAAGCTGCGGTCTGGCTGAAGGCCGGACGTTATGAGGCGGCCATTCTGCCGCACATCGGGGGCAACCTGATCTGCTTCCGCGATACTGAGAACGGATACCGCTTCCTGCATGAGCCCGCTGCTGAGGAAATGGAGGCTTTTAAAGCCAGTCCCGGGATTCACGGCATTCCGGTGCTGTTCCCTCCAAACCGTTATGAGGACGGGGAATTTCCGTTTAACGGCCAGACGTATCACCTTCCGGTGAATGAGACGGCGACCGGCAACCATCTGCATGGGTTTTTACATACTTCTGCCTGGGAAGTGGAGGAATTCGGCAGCGGTAAAAGCGAAAGCTTTGTCACAGTAGCCATCAAGGTGGATGAGGACCATCCTTCCTATCAATATCTGCCGTTCAAATATACCGTTAAGCTGCGCTATACGCTGGGTGAGGGCGGATTATCCAAGCAGCTGCTGGTGCACAATGACGGTGAAGAGCTGATGCCGTGTCTGCTGGCGTTCCATACTGCCATTAATGCACCGTTTGCACCGGGCAGTACACCGCAGGATTACAAAGTGAAGCTGACCATTGGTGAACGCTGGGAGCTTAACGAGCGTATGCTGCCTACGGGTGCTTATCAGGAGCTGACCGCGGACGAAATTGCCCTGCGTGATGAAGGTTTGTATCCGTTCTATGCGTCAATGGACAATCACTATACTGCAGTGGCCCAGAATGGCCGTAACCGGATGGAACTCACAGACAGCAAATCCGGGGTAACCCTGGTTTATGATGTTGGAACATCGTACAAGCAGTGGATGATCTGGAACAACGGGGCGACCGAAGGCTTCTTTTGCCCTGAACCGCAGATTAACCTAGTTAATGCGCCTAAGGTTGATCTTCCGGCTGATCAAATCGGCCTGTTCAGCCTGGCACCGGGTGAGTTCTGGGAAGAGACCAGCCGTCTGTATGTAAAATAGTACGGTCAAGCTTGGCTGGCCTTGCGTGTTGAAATGTTTAAAATAGGGCGGGATGCAGCCAAGGTGCTGCTTCCCGCTTTTTTGCTTGTATAAAAAAGTATATCCCCGGCAGACAGAGGTCAAGAATAGGAGCAGCGGCGCAAAAGGCTGGCCAAAATTTAATCCTGCTTTAAGGAAAATGGCGTATACTACACGTTTAGTATAGTTAGGAGTGATTATTTTGCGCCACACGCTGTTGTCCCGGAGAGTCTTCCTGCTGGCTGCCGGCCTGCTTTTTACCGGCTTTCTGCTAAATTCCTGCCTGCAGACCGCCTCATTTGGTCTGGATTTCCAGCGCATGTTCGGCTGGATTTCCCAGTATCCGCTGCTGTATATAACCGGCAGCCTCTTTTTCTTCTTTCTGCTGCTTGCAGCTCTGGTCATTCTGCCCAATATGTACATCGGGCCCGGAATCATTATACTGCTTGTTGCTATAACGGCTACTGCAGATTATAAAAAGCTGGCGACGACCGGGGAGCCGCTGTTTCCCTGGGATCTGCTGCTGCTTAAAAATGCGGCAGATATGCGCACTATTACAAAAGGCATGATCTCGCCGCTGATGCTGGCAGCAGCCGTGTTATCCGCTGCTGTGCTGATCTGGCTGCTGCGGAGGCTGCCGGTGCTGAAGCTGCGCCTGCCGCTTAGGTTTCTGCTGGGCTCAGCATCCATCCTTATGCTGGCCGGATTTATCAGTATGGTCGGCGGGCAGAGCTCACTTGCGTCCTCGCTGAAATACCAGAATGTATTCTGGAACCAGAAGGTGAATTATACACAGAACGGTTTTCTGTACGCTTTTACCGGTAATCTGAAGCAGAATCTGATGGAGCAGCCGGAAGGGTACAGCCGTCAGGCAATTAAAGAAATTGCCGCCAGGTACAGTGAACAGCCGGCTGCCGTGCGTGCGTCTGCTGCCGGGGAGCAGCCCAATATTCTGTTCATGATGGATGAAGCCTTCTTTGACCTTACCCGGCTGGAAGGGCTTGCTTTCAGTGAAGATCCGCTCAGCTTCATTCATGCGGCGGAGTCTAAAGTACCGTCGGGGTATCTGCTCTCACCGGAATTTGGCGGAAACACGGCCAACGTGGAGTTTGAAGCGCTGACCGGGTTGTCCATGTACTTTTTGAATGACGGGTCTATACCCTATCAGCAGCGGCTGGTCAAAATGTCCTCAATGCCGTCCATCGTCAGCATTCTGAAGGAGCGGGGGTACAAGGCGGAAGCGCTGCATCCTTTTGATGCAACCTTTTATAACCGCAACCGTGTGTATCCTGTGCTTGGCTTCGATTCCTTTACCAGCGAAAAGGATCTGGGTGACAGCGGCCGGATCACCCCTGACGGTTATATCTCCGACAAGTTCGCCGTACAGGAGGCGGTGCGCCGGCTAAAGTCAGCAGCAGACCCGCTGTTTCTTCATCTGGTAACGATGCAGAACCATTTTCCGTTCACCAAAGGGCTGAACGGGCCGAATACGATTAGTGTCAGCGGAGTTCAGGCCGGATATAAAGATGAAATCGAAACCTATGCCCAGAATGCCAGGCTTACAGACGAAGCGCTGGCCGACCTGCAGCAGGAGCTGCTTACGATAGAGCGGCCGACAATCGCCGTATTTTGGGGTGACCATCTGCCGGCGCTGTCGGCAGGAATTTATACGGATGCGGGCTGGGACGGTGAGCCCAGGCTGAAGCATGAGACCAAGCTGATGGTGCTGGCCAACTTTGATATCGGAGCCGATCCGCTCGGAACACTCAGCCCGGCGTTTCTGGGACCGGAGGTATTCCGGCTGTCCGGAATGTCTCTGCCACCGTATTATAAGCTGCTGGAACAAGTCCAAAATGAGATTCCCGGCCTCAGCAAAGCTGTCCTGCTCGGCAGCTCCGGTCCGTTTAGCGGGCTGACCCCGAAACAGCAGGGACTGCTGGACGATTACCGCCTTGTGGAATATGACCTGCTGGAAGGCGAGAACTATTCGGCAGGCCTGTTGTTCTGATCTGTACCTTCATGCCGTCTTCGCATCTGCGGAGGCGGCTCTCTTTTTATATAGGCTCCTAAATAGAAGGAAAACGGATGCATGCTGTGGAAATAATAGACAGGCTTGCGCTGTCCGGCAAAGCATTGGATAATAGCACTCAAAGAACTTTAACTGGAGGCCGGAGCTGAGATGCAGATTATTGCAATGCTGACGATGCTGATTGACCACATGGGCTACATCTTTTTCCCGGATGAGATGGGCTGGAGAATCATTGGAAGAATCGCTTTTCCGATTTACTGCTACGGGCTTGTGCAGGGGCATATACATACTAAGTCGAGACCCAGATACCTTATGCGGCTGCTGCTGATTGCGGTAATTGCCCAGGTGCCGTACAATATGGCGCTTGACCCCGGCGGCTGGAATGTTGTCTTTACGCTGCTGCTCTCGGCCATTGTCCTGCTCATACTGGATAAGCTGCCGTCCATCTGGCTGGGCATCCCGGTTGTGCTGATTGCTATTTATGTAATGGATGTTCTGCCGCTTGACTACAATGCTTACGGTCTGATCCTGGTTCTGATCTTCCGTTATACACGGTCGTATTATATGATTCTGGCACACTTTGTGCTGAATGCCTTTTACCTGTTCTACAGCGGCTGGTTTGTCCAGCTGTTCAGTATTGTACCGACTATCCTGATTGCCGTATTTCCGGCTGCATGGGCCTTTCTTGAAAAAAGAAGGCTGCCCCGCTGGGCTTGGTGGTCTTTTTATCCGGCTCACCTGGCGGTGCTGGCGGTAATGAAGATTATCCTTTACCAGGATTGGGTAAATATTGAATGGAAAACTTTGTTTATGCTGTAGCCTTAATTCAAGTCCTTCCTCTTTTGAGTTGATGGATAGATGTACAAATAACCGAAAAGGAGTCATGCTATGAGGAGATTGAAGAAGGGGACTAAATGGCTGCTGCCGGTACTTGCAATGCTGCTGATTCTGGCAGGTTGTCAGACGGTTGGAGGGCTGGATGTAAACAAGGCACTACTGGGGGATCTTGATGTCAAATCTGTGGAATCCAGTACAACCTTATCCTTAAAGGCGGTTCCGGCTGACGGAATCAGTGCTGAGGATCTGGAAATGGTCGAACTTATCAATTCTTTTTCTGTTAATGTCGCTCATGTTAAGCTGCAGGACAACGGAAATCTTTCCGCAGCCGGCTCGGTGACCTACAAACAGGCAACTGTACCGTTCACCCTGTCGATGGATCAGCAAGCCGTTGTATTTAATGCAGAGGGAGCTAAACAGCCATTCTACTTCCCGCTTGAGAATTATGAGGCTTCCCTGGGTGTAGAAGGGCTCGATGAGAGCAAGCTGCAGGATATCTCCAGGCTTGTTAGCGAATTTGTGGTTAAAAACCTGCCTAACCCTGCTGCAATCAGCGCTACCTCTGTTAGTGAAACTGTGTATGGCCAGCAGCTTAACCTGACGAAGCTACATACCGAAATTACAGGCGAAGAACTGCCTGCCCTGGTGAAGAGCTTCCTCAAATCCGTTTCGAAGGATACTGAAGGCTTCACAGCTTTGATTGGCGGTCTATATGACTATCTGTATCCGCTTCTGACTGCTGCCGGAGCTGATGATGAGCTGGATATGCTTGGCTTCGGCGACATTCCGCTGGAGGATAAGGAAGGCGTTGTAACCGTGGCCCATGATGCTGCCAAGCTGGCAGTGGATGCGCTGCTGCTTGTTTACGACAAACAGCTTGAGAGTCTTTATGAGACTACACCTGAGCTGGCTACGGTTCTGAGCAAGGATACCAAGCTGCAGGTAGATCTGTTTGTAGACAGCGGCTTCCATGTCCGCAAGCAGAATATTGACCTTACCGTTGCTTTGCCAACCAGTGAGGATCTGCCGCTGAAGAGCATTTCCGTACAGTCGGAGAGCCAGACCTGGAACGTGAACGGACCGGTTACTGCAGACCTGATCAGCAAGGAAGGCGCTCTTGATCTGAGCAGCACCGAGCTGACTCCGGGTGAAACGCTGCGTAATTTCGAGCCGGGCTCAACCGTCTACAATGTACTTAAGGATGACTTTAACATCACCGCCAAAACCTTAATGATTGAACCGTACGATGATGATTATTATTATCCTGTAAATATTGGCGGCACAACCTGGGTACCGCTGCGTTATGTAGCAGAAGATCTTGATGCCCAAGTGAAGTGGGATGGTGCAACCAAGTCCATCACAGTAACTGACGATGTCTACGGCGATTCAATTGTATTCAAAATTGGTTCCGATCAGGCACTCGTGAACGGGACGGCTGTGAAGCTGCCGCTTCCGGTGTTTGTGGATGAATACGGGGATGCTAATGTACCGCTCCGTGTACTGGCCGAAGGGCTGCATGCGAAAGTAGAGAAGGACGAGGAAGGCTATATCTGGATCGAACGTCCTTAATCTGCGGTAAAAGTTTAATTGTAACTATGAAAGCCGGAGTTCCCTGAATGGGGGCTCCGGCTTTTTGCTGCAGCAAAGCTGCCTACTGGGTGGTAAGGGTCACTTCAAGCGCTATATTGCTCTGTTCCTTGGGCCTTAGCATGCTGCTGATGTATCCGGACATAAAGCCTTCCTTCTGGCTTAGCCATAGCTGATAACCGGGCATCGCCTTAATAGCTTCAGCGTCATGGCCGGCTGTACCGGCAAAATATTTAACATTCAGCGCCGACATCATTTGGGCCATGGATTGCTTGTCGGCTTCACTGAAGCTGCTGTCCTGCAGATTCTTCATCGCTTTGTTGTAAGAGCTTTCGGCGAACGACTGCTCGGCATATTCTTTAAAGCTTAGCAGGTTGGGGTCCGTAATTCCATTGTCAGCGGCCCATTGCCCGACATTAACGGAAGCTGTATTATAGGTGACTTTGCGGGACTGCGGATCATAGGTCATTGCGCCATACTGGTGCGGGTTGACGGCAAGAGCGCTGGTGGCAATATCATAAACCGGAAGAGCATCTGCATCGGCCGCCGCCTGGCCCGCAGCAGGATCACGGCGGATATCCTGCATATGGATATGTCCGGATAAGACCAGATTAAGGCTCTCCCGGCGCAATGCGGCCAGTGTCTCCTGGCTGTTATTCAGCTTGAAGCCGGATACAGACATGGAAGTGTGGCTCAGCAGGTTATGGTGCATCACTGTGATAATGGAGGCATTCTGCTTGGCAGCAAGCTCTACACAATCATTCATCCAGGATAAGGTTGCCGGCAGAATCCGCCCGTCCGTCTGCGGGAATCCGTACTT contains these protein-coding regions:
- a CDS encoding ABC transporter substrate-binding protein, with protein sequence MKKSKIWAGLGLCLMLVAAGCGNNNAVNTDSGNSNAGTDEGKSYKIAISQYVEHPSLDATRDGFLAALKDAGIVEGENLTVDLQNAQADQANNLSIAQKIAGDKNDLVLGIATPSAQALVQNVKDTPILFAAVTDPLDAKIVSDLEKPGGNVSGASDTNPEAITRLMNFIATQFPNVKKLGLVINEGEPNAVVMAGIAKEELDKHGIELVKAAITNTSEVKQAAESLVGRVDAFYITLDNSVVSGVDAIIQTANDNKLPFFSADRDTVEKGAFATVGFKYYDHGYQVGEMAADVLKNGTSPGDMKVAMQEKLDLILNLKAAAAQGIEVTDAMKAEVADQANNIIQ
- a CDS encoding ABC transporter permease, coding for MYNSMLGALEMGLLYAFMALGVYITFRILDFPDLTVDGSFTTGGAIAAVMITNGAAPWLATLCALAGGMVAGMCTGLLHTKGKINGLLSGILMMIALYSINLRILGKPNVSLMGETTLFSSINPLLVMPFVVILVKILMDLFLRTDLGLALRATGDNSRMIRSFGVNTDTTTILGISLSNGMVALSGALIAQYSTFADSSMGIGMIVIGLASVIIGEAIFGAGSVFRATLAAVLGSIVYRIVVALALRVPWLEASDLKLITAIIVIIALLFPSIQRYLKTKSSARKRTAELAEQALRRKKGGTANAEA
- a CDS encoding ABC transporter ATP-binding protein; the protein is MLKLDNVSKLFNPGTPDEKIALLGIDLELKAGDFVTIIGSNGAGKSTLMNIISGVMKPDLGEAHIEGSSISHLPEYQRARWIGRVFQDPMAGTAPHMTIEENLAMAYKRGQSRGLSFGVNAARRTIFREQLSRLGIGLENRLRAKVGLLSGGERQALSLLMATFTQPQILLLDEHTAALDPARADLITKLTETIVREMKLTTLMVTHNMEQAIRLGNRLIMMDKGSIILDIDETRKKDLTVERLLGEFEAISGHKLADDRMMLG
- a CDS encoding GNAT family N-acetyltransferase; its protein translation is MQHLIYKMTDYSDAQLELVRSLEQICKTADSSSLRVGIESLKEAGGDEAYLYLSGGRLTGFLSWYTSDGIEANLNAMVHPDFRKQGIFRSLLQEAVKDMRKQRLSTCRIRVPADSEPGIQAVRMLGADFAAAQYTMMLNNGKAAALHQCIHQTRDVVIRRAEALDSEFMVACLSQAFGDSAEWTRSYLKRTATPDRVTYIAETGVGPAGMLRIHYPGHSLAVIHDFCVVPDQQGRGIGRKILAAAVDLLSPQEGLKIRLSVVTGNIQALKLYQNTGFEITAESHYYVSPLSRLS
- a CDS encoding DinB family protein, yielding MKTHNEDIREQIYEAVSGLSSETLNQKPAEGKWSAVQVMEHLYLMEKAITAGIMQALSADSDTTTEPKPYQLTLDRSRFIDAPAHLVPTEEFIPLGDVRARLDQSRAALEAVLAQSDRDVWSRKVYPHPVFGIMDVAQWVDFVGIHEERHLAQLKEALAAV
- a CDS encoding SDR family NAD(P)-dependent oxidoreductase translates to MAELKLAGKVAVVTGGGSGIGKASVLEFARNGAKVILLDRTLDNAEKVKRQVEQAGGEAHVIECDIEQPQQVKEAINQAAAKWGRLDIVFANAGINGAMAPIETMEIEDWDQTIHINLRGTFATVKYAIPHLKEKGGSILINSSINGNRVFSNIGFSAYSTTKAGQVAFMKMAALELAQYNIRVNAICPGAITTNIDDNTYPSEDLQEVQIQVEFPDGDQPLEEAPGRPDQVAKLALFLASNDSDHITGTEIYCDGAESLLHG
- a CDS encoding MgtC/SapB family protein; protein product: MSIDLHTESIVKLLVAMLFGLFIGIDRQLKQKPLGIRTSMVISIASCLVTLVSIHAYDKFGGAEHPTMDPMRLAAQIVSGIGFLGAGVILRRGGDAISGLTSAALIWTASGIGIAVGAGFYLEAGYAVVLLMFAVNAVPLLIKAIGPEVLNKHEISVKIIMEPNYVLTEVIQKIEGRPMTEQRKTRKPGRSIRRMKIKDLDDGRQLIDMVLSAPDHDYATEIYYDVKKIEHVMSVEVEQL
- a CDS encoding aldose 1-epimerase, with translation MSITAYEGQFEGEAAVWLKAGRYEAAILPHIGGNLICFRDTENGYRFLHEPAAEEMEAFKASPGIHGIPVLFPPNRYEDGEFPFNGQTYHLPVNETATGNHLHGFLHTSAWEVEEFGSGKSESFVTVAIKVDEDHPSYQYLPFKYTVKLRYTLGEGGLSKQLLVHNDGEELMPCLLAFHTAINAPFAPGSTPQDYKVKLTIGERWELNERMLPTGAYQELTADEIALRDEGLYPFYASMDNHYTAVAQNGRNRMELTDSKSGVTLVYDVGTSYKQWMIWNNGATEGFFCPEPQINLVNAPKVDLPADQIGLFSLAPGEFWEETSRLYVK
- a CDS encoding LTA synthase family protein, whose protein sequence is MRHTLLSRRVFLLAAGLLFTGFLLNSCLQTASFGLDFQRMFGWISQYPLLYITGSLFFFFLLLAALVILPNMYIGPGIIILLVAITATADYKKLATTGEPLFPWDLLLLKNAADMRTITKGMISPLMLAAAVLSAAVLIWLLRRLPVLKLRLPLRFLLGSASILMLAGFISMVGGQSSLASSLKYQNVFWNQKVNYTQNGFLYAFTGNLKQNLMEQPEGYSRQAIKEIAARYSEQPAAVRASAAGEQPNILFMMDEAFFDLTRLEGLAFSEDPLSFIHAAESKVPSGYLLSPEFGGNTANVEFEALTGLSMYFLNDGSIPYQQRLVKMSSMPSIVSILKERGYKAEALHPFDATFYNRNRVYPVLGFDSFTSEKDLGDSGRITPDGYISDKFAVQEAVRRLKSAADPLFLHLVTMQNHFPFTKGLNGPNTISVSGVQAGYKDEIETYAQNARLTDEALADLQQELLTIERPTIAVFWGDHLPALSAGIYTDAGWDGEPRLKHETKLMVLANFDIGADPLGTLSPAFLGPEVFRLSGMSLPPYYKLLEQVQNEIPGLSKAVLLGSSGPFSGLTPKQQGLLDDYRLVEYDLLEGENYSAGLLF